Proteins co-encoded in one Polynucleobacter sp. MWH-UH19D genomic window:
- a CDS encoding glycosyltransferase, with product MKNHQPIRISIVIPVYKGEFCLGKLIKEIEPLTGVQNTSEGSLFMVSEILLVHDCGPDNSDQTIEELISRYPFIKGVWLTRNYGQHAATLAGMASTNGDWVVTLDEDGQQDPCDIGNMLDVALNNSLQIVYARPTNIPPHGFIRNFFSSLAKKIALKLLGGEYQVGVFNSFRLINGEISRILASYCSNGIYLDIALFWIANRIGYCPVKLRNESRDSGYNCLMLINHFWRMILTAGTRPLRLITFSGIFSLFAAMGVLFYVLYSKLIAQTPVQGWASILIFISFFSGLIMVSLGLLAEYLALAVGIAMGKPLYMVSSQPTRRANFNMQ from the coding sequence ATGAAAAATCATCAGCCAATCAGAATCTCAATTGTGATTCCAGTTTATAAAGGCGAATTTTGCCTTGGTAAATTAATTAAAGAGATAGAGCCTCTAACTGGCGTTCAAAATACTTCCGAAGGATCGCTTTTTATGGTGAGCGAGATTTTGCTAGTACATGATTGTGGCCCAGATAATTCTGATCAAACAATTGAAGAATTAATCTCAAGATATCCCTTTATTAAAGGTGTATGGCTTACAAGAAATTATGGTCAGCATGCGGCAACCTTGGCCGGAATGGCAAGTACAAATGGCGATTGGGTGGTGACGCTTGATGAAGATGGGCAGCAAGACCCATGTGATATTGGCAATATGCTGGACGTTGCGCTTAACAATTCACTGCAAATCGTCTACGCACGACCGACTAATATTCCTCCGCATGGATTTATCAGAAATTTTTTTAGTTCACTCGCAAAAAAAATAGCATTGAAACTGTTGGGCGGTGAGTATCAGGTAGGTGTTTTCAATAGTTTTAGATTGATAAATGGAGAGATTTCTAGAATTCTGGCTTCTTATTGCAGCAACGGAATTTATCTTGATATCGCCTTATTTTGGATTGCAAATCGAATTGGCTACTGCCCAGTTAAATTAAGAAATGAATCCCGAGATTCTGGATATAACTGCTTAATGCTGATCAATCATTTCTGGAGAATGATTCTCACAGCGGGTACTAGACCCTTGCGACTTATAACTTTCTCAGGTATTTTTTCTTTGTTTGCAGCAATGGGGGTACTATTTTACGTTCTTTATTCCAAGCTGATAGCGCAAACCCCGGTGCAGGGCTGGGCCTCAATTCTGATTTTTATATCATTTTTTTCTGGCTTAATAATGGTCTCGCTAGGGTTGCTTGCTGAATATCTAGCTCTTGCAGTTGGGATTGCAATGGGTAAGCCGCTTTATATGGTCTCTAGTCAGCCAACACGCAGAGCAAATTTTAATATGCAATAA
- a CDS encoding glycosyltransferase, giving the protein MNVNQFPGGFTVLMAVYRNDDVELFNRAVQSVFANTLLPNHCLIMVDGPVPEALDSAISSLEKAYSPKIQFLRLSKNIGLAKALNAGIAHIHTEWIVRADADDMNLPNRFSELAKAIQGNPEVDLLGSNILEVDKEGNSVAIREVPTSEVDIRQFVKSRNPFNHMTVAYRRSAVLECGGYPDVYLREDYALWCQFLVRQKRVLNIFKVLVLATAGKEMYARRGGWRYAKAEWEMQRLLVDSGLKGISRGLLDGLLRSIIFVMPSRLRGCIYHYFLRKSAI; this is encoded by the coding sequence TTGAATGTAAATCAATTTCCCGGTGGATTTACGGTACTCATGGCGGTTTATCGCAATGATGATGTTGAGCTATTTAATCGGGCAGTGCAATCAGTTTTTGCAAATACGTTGTTGCCCAATCACTGCCTAATTATGGTTGATGGCCCAGTGCCGGAGGCGTTAGATTCTGCAATTAGTTCCTTGGAAAAAGCTTATAGCCCAAAAATACAGTTCTTGCGACTGTCAAAAAATATTGGACTAGCTAAGGCTTTAAATGCAGGGATTGCACACATTCACACAGAATGGATCGTTAGGGCTGATGCGGACGATATGAATTTGCCTAATCGATTTTCAGAGTTAGCTAAAGCAATACAAGGAAATCCAGAGGTAGATTTGCTAGGAAGCAATATTCTGGAGGTCGATAAGGAAGGCAACTCTGTAGCAATACGAGAGGTACCCACTTCAGAGGTAGACATCCGTCAGTTTGTAAAATCACGTAATCCCTTTAACCACATGACAGTAGCCTATCGCCGTAGTGCAGTTTTAGAATGCGGAGGCTATCCCGATGTATACCTTAGAGAAGATTACGCACTCTGGTGTCAATTCTTAGTAAGACAAAAGAGAGTACTCAATATTTTTAAAGTATTGGTGCTTGCCACAGCTGGAAAAGAGATGTATGCGCGGCGTGGTGGGTGGAGATACGCCAAGGCCGAGTGGGAAATGCAAAGACTGCTTGTGGATTCAGGGCTCAAGGGCATTAGCCGCGGCTTATTAGATGGATTGTTACGGTCAATCATCTTCGTGATGCCCTCAAGGCTCAGAGGTTGTATCTATCATTATTTCTTAAGAAAATCTGCAATATGA
- a CDS encoding glycosyltransferase codes for MTALFIRYRNLHENFSADTDFNSPQKFHSKAVPRIGGLAIFLSLLFAGVIRLLSDTYSATLLLFLLGCSFPAFCFGLMEDLTKNISPRMRLLACFGSAILASYFLGAILHSIDLPWVDPLLQYPVISLAVTCIMIAGLTNSYNIIDGFNGLACMVGIISLAAIAYVAFRSNDSTLLFVAVATIGAILGFFIWNYPRGLIFLGDGGAYLLGFSIGVLSVLLVVRNSAVSPWFAALINIYPIFETIFSIWRKKFIKKMSPGVPDGVHLHMLIYGRIARWVDPGNENALISDNARTSPFLWMFSSLAVFPATIWWQNTFALQALTLAFCIFYIYIYRSIVLFKKPRWLK; via the coding sequence TTGACAGCACTTTTCATTCGATATCGCAATCTTCATGAGAATTTTTCTGCAGACACTGATTTTAACAGTCCGCAGAAATTTCACTCTAAAGCAGTCCCCCGTATTGGCGGGCTCGCTATCTTCTTGAGTTTGTTATTTGCGGGCGTTATAAGACTTCTATCAGATACCTATAGCGCAACTTTGCTGCTGTTTCTCCTGGGCTGCAGCTTTCCAGCATTTTGCTTTGGGCTGATGGAAGACCTCACCAAAAATATCTCACCAAGAATGCGCCTACTCGCTTGTTTTGGTTCGGCCATTTTGGCAAGCTATTTTTTAGGAGCAATACTGCATTCAATCGATCTACCCTGGGTTGATCCATTACTGCAATACCCAGTCATTTCATTGGCTGTGACTTGCATCATGATTGCTGGGCTAACAAATTCATACAACATTATTGATGGATTTAATGGTCTAGCCTGTATGGTAGGAATCATTAGCCTGGCAGCAATTGCTTATGTGGCGTTCAGAAGTAATGACAGCACTCTACTATTTGTTGCAGTTGCAACAATCGGAGCAATTCTGGGATTTTTCATTTGGAACTATCCAAGAGGCCTCATTTTTCTTGGCGATGGCGGCGCTTATCTTCTGGGTTTTTCCATTGGTGTTTTATCTGTTTTATTGGTAGTGCGAAATTCTGCGGTATCCCCTTGGTTTGCAGCCTTGATTAATATCTACCCCATCTTTGAAACTATTTTTTCAATCTGGCGCAAGAAATTTATTAAGAAGATGAGCCCCGGCGTTCCCGATGGGGTCCATCTTCACATGCTGATATACGGGCGTATTGCGCGCTGGGTTGATCCAGGAAATGAAAATGCCCTGATTTCAGATAACGCCCGTACATCCCCGTTCTTATGGATGTTTTCTAGTTTGGCGGTTTTTCCTGCAACCATCTGGTGGCAAAACACTTTTGCTTTACAAGCGCTGACACTGGCTTTTTGCATTTTCTACATTTACATTTATCGCAGTATTGTGCTTTTCAAAAAACCACGCTGGCTAAAGTAA
- the tviB gene encoding Vi polysaccharide biosynthesis UDP-N-acetylglucosamine C-6 dehydrogenase TviB, with amino-acid sequence MNVELRKLKICIVGLGYVGLPLAIEFSRKFSVIGFDINSRRVEELRNGEDATKEVSPGSLVNLNLLFTDDDALLRDCNCFIITVPTPVDKHKQPNLRPLLSASRIVGKSIGKDDLIIFESTVYPGATEEECVPVIEEVSGLLYNRDFFVGYSPERINPGDRTRTLSSIKKITSGSNPKTANFVDELYKSIIEAGTYQAESIRVAEAAKVVENTQRDLNIALMNELAIIFNRLEIDTEAVLKAAATKWNFMPFRPGLVGGHCIGVDPYYLTHKGQAIGCYPEIILAGRRLNDGMGAYISSQLVKLMMKHGIQVRNSKILLMGLSFKENCPDIRNTRIVDVIAELRDFECDLDVYDPWVLPEEALREYAITLTTELNPAKYDAIVLLVAHDNFKEMGVDKIHALGKEKHVLFDIKSIFPRDRTDLRL; translated from the coding sequence ATGAATGTTGAGTTAAGGAAATTAAAAATATGCATTGTGGGCCTGGGATATGTTGGTCTTCCTTTGGCTATAGAATTTTCAAGAAAATTCTCAGTAATCGGATTTGATATTAACTCTAGACGTGTTGAGGAATTAAGAAATGGGGAGGATGCTACTAAGGAGGTAAGTCCTGGCTCCTTAGTAAATTTAAATTTACTTTTCACCGATGATGATGCTTTATTGAGGGACTGTAATTGTTTCATAATTACCGTTCCAACACCTGTTGATAAGCATAAACAACCTAATTTAAGACCCTTGCTCTCTGCAAGCAGAATAGTTGGGAAATCAATTGGGAAAGACGATCTTATAATTTTTGAATCAACAGTCTACCCAGGCGCAACTGAAGAGGAGTGTGTTCCAGTGATAGAGGAGGTCTCTGGACTTCTATATAACAGAGATTTTTTTGTTGGCTATAGCCCAGAAAGAATAAACCCTGGCGATAGGACTCGAACCCTTTCATCAATTAAAAAAATTACTTCAGGATCAAATCCTAAAACAGCAAATTTTGTGGATGAACTTTATAAGTCAATCATTGAGGCTGGGACATATCAAGCCGAGAGTATTAGGGTTGCAGAAGCTGCTAAAGTGGTGGAGAATACCCAGCGTGATTTAAATATTGCCTTAATGAATGAATTGGCAATTATATTTAATAGACTTGAGATTGATACTGAAGCTGTTTTAAAGGCTGCAGCAACAAAGTGGAATTTCATGCCCTTTCGTCCTGGATTGGTTGGTGGCCACTGTATTGGTGTTGACCCTTACTACTTAACACATAAAGGTCAAGCGATTGGCTGTTATCCTGAAATCATATTGGCGGGGCGAAGGTTGAATGATGGTATGGGGGCCTATATATCGTCACAACTTGTTAAGCTAATGATGAAGCATGGCATTCAGGTACGAAATTCAAAAATTCTTCTAATGGGTTTATCTTTTAAGGAAAATTGCCCTGATATTCGTAACACCAGAATTGTTGACGTTATAGCAGAGTTAAGGGATTTTGAATGTGATCTAGATGTCTATGACCCTTGGGTATTACCTGAGGAAGCTCTAAGAGAGTATGCCATCACGCTGACTACTGAGCTCAATCCTGCTAAATATGATGCAATTGTATTGCTTGTTGCACACGATAATTTTAAGGAAATGGGTGTTGATAAGATTCATGCGCTTGGAAAAGAGAAGCATGTTTTGTTCGATATTAAAAGTATCTTTCCAAGAGATCGGACCGATTTAAGGCTCTAA
- a CDS encoding DegT/DnrJ/EryC1/StrS family aminotransferase, producing MPIIGDEEKLAVMKVLEGTILVHGPLATKFEDDFCEYTGAPYSVSVSSCTAGMHLVYFALGYGPGDEVIVPAQTHVATAHAVELTGAKAVFVDAEMETGNIDINAIKSAITAKTRAIAVVHYLGVPANMPRIVEIAKKHNLFVLEDCALAPGAKIDNIHVGLHGDVGVFSFYPVKHLTTAEGGMIILKDENFAKRLRLLKAFGVDRTHSERKEPGLYDTVALGFNYRMSEIHAAIGIEQIKKLPVFLEKRRQNFELLEKNLIGANGLRLLPQPFDNRLQSCHYCAGVILDEALISRRGEIMTKLGQKGIGTSVYYPQPVPRMTYYKNKYGYEVTSYPNATRISDGIIALTVAPHVTPEQVVYMADELKEIMKDING from the coding sequence ATGCCGATTATTGGCGATGAGGAAAAATTAGCCGTAATGAAGGTCCTTGAAGGCACAATACTAGTTCATGGCCCCTTAGCCACTAAATTTGAGGATGATTTCTGTGAGTATACGGGGGCACCCTATTCTGTAAGCGTCTCCTCATGTACGGCTGGAATGCATTTAGTTTATTTTGCACTTGGCTATGGTCCAGGGGATGAAGTCATCGTTCCTGCGCAAACTCATGTAGCAACCGCCCATGCAGTGGAATTAACAGGCGCAAAGGCAGTTTTTGTGGATGCCGAGATGGAAACTGGCAATATTGATATCAATGCAATTAAGTCGGCAATCACTGCAAAAACTCGTGCAATTGCTGTAGTGCATTATTTGGGCGTGCCAGCAAATATGCCTAGAATTGTAGAGATTGCTAAAAAACATAATTTATTCGTCTTGGAAGACTGCGCCTTAGCGCCCGGAGCAAAAATTGATAACATTCACGTTGGTCTTCATGGCGATGTTGGAGTATTTTCATTCTATCCGGTTAAGCATTTGACAACCGCTGAAGGTGGAATGATCATATTAAAAGATGAAAATTTTGCAAAGCGCTTGAGGCTATTAAAAGCTTTTGGTGTCGATAGAACCCACTCAGAGCGAAAAGAGCCAGGTCTTTACGACACGGTGGCCTTGGGATTCAACTATCGTATGAGCGAAATTCATGCTGCTATCGGTATTGAGCAAATAAAAAAATTGCCTGTATTTTTAGAAAAAAGGCGGCAAAATTTTGAGTTGCTTGAGAAAAATCTAATTGGAGCAAATGGGTTGAGATTATTGCCTCAACCGTTCGACAATCGCCTACAGAGTTGTCATTATTGCGCCGGAGTAATTCTTGATGAGGCTTTAATTTCGCGCCGCGGTGAAATTATGACCAAGCTTGGGCAAAAGGGCATTGGTACCAGCGTTTATTATCCGCAACCTGTCCCCAGAATGACTTATTATAAAAATAAGTATGGTTATGAGGTAACCTCATACCCTAATGCAACACGCATAAGCGATGGGATTATTGCGCTTACTGTTGCCCCCCATGTAACGCCTGAGCAGGTAGTTTATATGGCTGACGAGCTTAAAGAAATTATGAAAGATATAAATGGATAA
- a CDS encoding NTP transferase domain-containing protein, translated as MLLIIQARMSSVRLPGKVLMNISGRPMLERVCDRVLQSSGVKKVVIATSNHSSDDPIEQFCRLRNFSYFRGALDDVAGRFLSVIQREGAEEFIRISADSPLIDPKLIDKAVEEYRRENYDLVTNVLHRTFPKGQSVEIIRSTSYKRMCCDLIDLDDREHVTKAFYRNSSAYKIKNFSAELQAGEYQLSVDTLEDFERISTIVNLSSGKDDGWLDFVKLIDKFDL; from the coding sequence ATGTTGCTAATTATTCAAGCTCGAATGTCCTCGGTGCGTCTTCCGGGAAAGGTGCTTATGAATATTTCTGGGCGACCAATGCTTGAAAGAGTTTGCGACCGAGTACTGCAATCTAGTGGTGTTAAGAAGGTGGTTATTGCAACTTCCAACCATTCATCGGACGATCCAATAGAGCAATTCTGTCGTTTGCGAAATTTTTCCTATTTTAGGGGGGCGCTTGATGACGTGGCAGGAAGATTCCTGTCTGTAATTCAAAGAGAGGGGGCTGAAGAATTTATAAGAATTAGTGCAGATAGCCCTTTAATTGATCCCAAGTTAATCGATAAGGCAGTGGAAGAGTATAGGCGTGAAAATTACGATTTGGTTACAAATGTATTACATAGAACTTTTCCAAAAGGTCAGTCTGTAGAGATAATTCGGAGTACCTCGTATAAGCGCATGTGCTGTGATTTAATAGATCTTGATGATCGTGAGCATGTTACTAAAGCGTTTTACAGAAATTCTAGTGCTTACAAAATTAAAAATTTTTCAGCAGAGCTTCAAGCGGGAGAGTATCAACTTTCAGTTGATACTCTCGAAGATTTTGAAAGAATATCTACGATAGTTAATCTTTCAAGTGGGAAAGATGATGGCTGGCTGGATTTTGTAAAATTGATTGATAAGTTTGATCTATGA
- a CDS encoding NAD-dependent epimerase/dehydratase family protein, whose product MDKFTNLKGKRIAIIGGAGFIGHNLALKLKSLGAEPHVVDGLQVNNLGYYTSGYTTDPNAERYISFINERLNLLRQNEVGLHIIDVRDYHLISHTLNSIKPDAIVHLAAIAHANRSNKDPFSTFDHSMRTLENVLDASKSSGTHVIYFSSSMVYGNFEGNAVTEDRQCNPLGIYGALKYGAEKLVIAYNQVFGLPYTIIRPSALYGERCVSRRVGQAFIENALMGRPLTINGDGTDGLDFTYIDDLAQGVILTISKEEAINETFNITFGSARQINQMAEIVLSEFPGLKLMRNPRDGLMPERGTLSIDKAKQLLGYAPEYPLERGFIQYIKWYKDFAEHNPKLFSG is encoded by the coding sequence ATGGATAAATTTACAAACCTCAAAGGTAAGCGCATCGCAATCATTGGAGGCGCAGGATTTATTGGGCATAATTTAGCCCTCAAATTAAAAAGTCTTGGAGCGGAGCCTCACGTTGTAGATGGTTTGCAGGTGAATAACTTAGGGTATTACACAAGCGGTTACACAACAGATCCAAATGCTGAGCGTTATATCTCATTTATTAATGAGAGATTAAATTTGCTAAGACAAAATGAGGTGGGACTACACATTATCGACGTGCGCGATTACCACTTAATTAGTCATACACTTAATTCTATCAAGCCAGATGCAATAGTACATTTGGCAGCTATTGCACATGCCAATAGATCAAACAAAGATCCATTCTCAACCTTTGATCATAGTATGCGCACTCTTGAAAATGTTTTAGATGCAAGCAAGAGTAGTGGTACACATGTAATTTATTTTTCGTCATCAATGGTGTATGGAAATTTTGAAGGTAATGCAGTTACTGAAGATAGGCAATGCAATCCCTTGGGAATTTATGGCGCACTAAAGTACGGAGCGGAAAAACTAGTAATTGCCTATAACCAGGTATTTGGTTTGCCTTATACAATTATCCGGCCATCTGCTTTATATGGTGAGCGCTGTGTTAGTAGAAGGGTTGGTCAAGCTTTCATTGAGAATGCGTTAATGGGTCGACCTCTTACAATTAATGGCGATGGAACGGATGGTCTTGACTTTACTTACATTGATGATCTTGCTCAGGGTGTAATTCTTACAATATCCAAAGAAGAGGCTATCAACGAAACGTTTAACATTACATTCGGAAGCGCAAGGCAAATTAACCAAATGGCTGAAATAGTGTTGTCAGAATTTCCGGGCTTGAAGTTGATGCGTAATCCAAGAGATGGTTTGATGCCTGAACGTGGGACATTAAGCATTGATAAGGCTAAACAGCTGCTTGGATATGCCCCTGAGTATCCCCTTGAAAGAGGCTTTATTCAATATATTAAGTGGTACAAGGACTTCGCGGAGCATAACCCTAAATTATTTTCGGGATGA
- a CDS encoding NAD-dependent epimerase/dehydratase family protein, with translation MPKSSSTLLIGGAGFIGSHLAPLLAQNGRQVQVLGRSEIAQQKIPTIQYIQGDFNNADLLEALVKQNNEVVHLAYATVPNTSFNDPLLDLNENLPPVLRLMQLCAKHQKRLVLLSSGGAVYGQSQSVPIAEDHPTLPISPYGLTKLTIEHYAYLFSVSHGLSYISLRPGNPYGLGQIPFRGQGFIATALALIEQNRAVQVFGSQGTIRDYLEINDLAAGILAAMDHGQVGQIYNIGSGVGRSNLDVLNTLAPIVAKLGYEVQIEQLPARPFDVAVNVLDSTKLMSISGWKPKIDLQDGLESLVDSLFLGKPKAS, from the coding sequence TTGCCTAAATCATCATCCACTTTACTCATTGGTGGAGCGGGTTTTATAGGCTCCCATTTGGCTCCATTACTAGCGCAGAACGGTCGGCAGGTACAAGTGCTAGGGCGATCTGAGATTGCCCAACAAAAAATACCGACCATTCAATATATACAAGGCGACTTTAATAATGCGGATTTACTTGAAGCACTAGTAAAGCAAAATAATGAAGTGGTGCATTTAGCTTATGCAACGGTACCCAATACTTCATTTAACGATCCACTGCTCGACCTGAATGAAAATTTACCGCCTGTGCTGCGCTTAATGCAGTTGTGTGCAAAGCATCAAAAACGATTGGTGCTACTGTCCTCTGGCGGAGCGGTTTATGGCCAGTCCCAATCAGTGCCAATTGCTGAGGATCATCCGACACTCCCGATCTCACCTTATGGACTCACTAAGCTCACCATTGAGCACTATGCCTATTTATTTAGCGTGAGCCATGGCTTGAGCTACATTTCCTTGAGGCCGGGAAACCCTTATGGCTTAGGCCAGATTCCATTTAGAGGTCAAGGGTTTATTGCGACTGCACTAGCCTTGATTGAGCAAAATAGGGCAGTACAGGTTTTTGGTTCGCAAGGCACTATTCGAGACTATCTTGAGATAAATGATTTAGCCGCTGGAATACTGGCTGCCATGGATCACGGGCAGGTTGGTCAGATTTATAACATTGGCTCTGGAGTTGGTCGATCCAATCTAGATGTTCTGAATACTCTAGCGCCTATTGTTGCTAAGCTTGGGTACGAAGTGCAAATAGAGCAATTACCAGCACGTCCATTTGATGTAGCAGTCAATGTGCTGGACTCGACTAAGCTGATGAGTATTTCAGGGTGGAAGCCAAAAATTGATTTGCAGGATGGCTTGGAGAGTTTAGTTGACTCATTATTTCTGGGTAAACCTAAGGCCTCATGA
- a CDS encoding Gfo/Idh/MocA family oxidoreductase, with protein sequence MNSQLLKVGIIGLGVGERHIAGYQQDERCNVVALCDFNKSKLLEVGGRYPGIDLYEDAKSVLRNPEIDVVSIATFDTFHYEQIMLAIQNDKHIFVEKPICLFQHELNEIKKALQSKPHIRLSSNLILRRESRFEELYRRIAAGDLGELYYFEGDYDYGRLLKLTDSWRGQIPFYSVTHGGGIHLIDLILWLSGQVPCEVFAFGNQISTKGSAFRYPDFVAALIKFESGLVAKVSANFGSVIPHGHKLCVYGTKGTFIHGHDGAFYYFSRDPLLPPEIVKDSYPSANKGDMIPSFIDYILTAKRPQVAEKEVFDAMSTSLAIERSLNEKCLVKVE encoded by the coding sequence ATGAATTCACAGCTGCTTAAGGTTGGAATTATTGGTCTAGGAGTTGGTGAGCGACACATAGCTGGATATCAACAGGATGAACGATGTAATGTTGTCGCTCTGTGCGATTTTAATAAATCTAAATTGCTGGAGGTGGGGGGTAGGTATCCTGGAATTGATTTGTATGAAGATGCGAAAAGTGTACTGAGGAATCCTGAGATTGACGTTGTCTCTATAGCTACGTTTGACACCTTTCATTATGAGCAAATTATGCTTGCTATCCAGAATGATAAGCACATATTTGTGGAAAAGCCAATTTGCTTATTTCAGCATGAATTGAATGAGATAAAAAAAGCGCTTCAGAGTAAGCCACATATCCGACTATCCTCAAATCTCATTCTTAGACGTGAATCTCGCTTTGAGGAGTTATATAGAAGAATTGCTGCCGGTGATCTTGGTGAATTGTATTATTTTGAAGGAGATTATGACTACGGAAGATTGCTAAAGTTGACCGATAGCTGGAGAGGGCAGATCCCTTTTTACTCTGTAACCCATGGGGGTGGTATACATTTAATCGATCTTATTTTATGGTTATCTGGCCAAGTTCCTTGCGAAGTGTTCGCGTTTGGTAATCAAATCTCAACAAAGGGTAGCGCATTTAGATATCCAGATTTTGTGGCCGCTCTAATAAAGTTTGAGTCTGGTCTAGTTGCCAAAGTTAGTGCAAATTTTGGAAGTGTAATTCCACATGGACATAAGCTTTGTGTTTATGGAACAAAAGGCACATTTATTCACGGGCATGATGGTGCATTCTATTACTTCTCTAGAGATCCGCTGTTGCCACCTGAGATTGTTAAAGATTCATATCCGAGCGCAAACAAGGGTGATATGATTCCAAGTTTTATAGATTATATTTTGACTGCGAAAAGACCTCAAGTTGCCGAAAAAGAAGTTTTTGATGCCATGTCGACATCATTAGCAATAGAGCGCTCATTAAATGAAAAATGCTTAGTCAAAGTTGAGTAA
- a CDS encoding glycosyltransferase family 4 protein: MMVSRSWPTVERSGVSLAAQKHAKMLIDLGHELHVLGSNAAIEQESLNAKKYYIPSSGSGALYAPAKVDKKLLQDTIHSISPDLIILETWQTALTEAAIDVAYEKKIPSLMISHGISIHPYSNTVRNWIRYLAWLPYQYFFLTSRMKKLTAITALDLNVKSPRFYDRDLARSLHKPVFELTNSPAIKVLSIKARSDRSNQILVVGYFSEVKNQLGALAILNELPTSLTMKFVGKREGAYYLCCQEFVKQHQLEARAIFCEDHEVDLVTEFSHSILVLQTSITEALPITLLESMASGTPFVATPVGAVAALEGGLHASELSSHVKAVNQLIADELLWSQLSEQGKSSCAERYTDAKVREQLCIAVEKTVALALKG; the protein is encoded by the coding sequence ATGATGGTCTCTCGAAGTTGGCCTACCGTTGAGCGATCGGGCGTCAGTCTTGCAGCCCAAAAGCATGCCAAGATGCTTATTGATTTAGGGCATGAGCTGCATGTTCTTGGTTCAAATGCTGCTATTGAACAAGAGTCACTCAATGCCAAAAAATACTATATTCCCAGTTCTGGATCTGGGGCATTGTATGCTCCGGCAAAAGTGGATAAAAAGTTGCTACAGGACACAATTCATTCTATTTCCCCAGACCTGATCATCTTAGAGACATGGCAAACCGCTTTGACTGAGGCTGCGATCGATGTTGCCTACGAAAAAAAGATTCCTTCGCTCATGATTAGCCATGGAATTTCTATTCATCCTTATAGTAATACTGTGCGTAATTGGATTCGATATCTTGCTTGGCTCCCTTATCAGTATTTTTTCTTGACATCCAGAATGAAAAAGCTCACGGCGATTACCGCTTTGGATTTAAACGTCAAATCTCCTCGGTTTTATGATCGAGATCTAGCCAGATCACTTCATAAGCCCGTTTTTGAATTAACCAATTCTCCTGCAATAAAAGTGTTGTCTATAAAAGCACGCTCTGATCGAAGTAATCAAATTCTGGTGGTAGGTTATTTCTCTGAAGTGAAAAACCAGTTGGGGGCCTTAGCTATTTTGAATGAATTGCCCACATCTCTTACTATGAAGTTCGTAGGCAAAAGAGAAGGCGCCTACTATCTTTGCTGCCAGGAATTCGTAAAGCAACATCAACTAGAGGCAAGAGCAATATTTTGCGAAGACCATGAAGTTGATCTCGTTACTGAATTTAGTCACAGCATTTTGGTGTTACAAACCTCTATCACCGAAGCTCTGCCTATTACTTTGCTAGAGTCAATGGCTAGTGGAACGCCTTTTGTGGCCACACCCGTTGGTGCGGTGGCGGCACTGGAGGGCGGTCTTCATGCAAGCGAATTATCAAGCCATGTTAAGGCGGTAAATCAGTTGATAGCTGACGAGCTTTTATGGAGCCAACTGTCTGAGCAGGGTAAATCTTCCTGTGCCGAGCGGTATACCGATGCTAAAGTGCGGGAGCAGCTTTGCATTGCAGTGGAAAAAACAGTTGCTTTAGCGCTCAAGGGGTAA